In one Dermacentor albipictus isolate Rhodes 1998 colony chromosome 4, USDA_Dalb.pri_finalv2, whole genome shotgun sequence genomic region, the following are encoded:
- the LOC135909756 gene encoding uncharacterized protein, protein MHRTQQGHHHRHRVLSGQQQQNKIAASSMIQAEPQRVPQEGDIVIRFAGRNAAEADLGELIERYWYDVRFQFFIEGRKSTTYCISAEQAPTVRLQQLRLIDIAKGHYEASLLVLASKDLPELQLETCEQPKLFLTIKLKCEVLDWKTPPTKVRKGISCIGYVIEEDEEFHYGDF, encoded by the exons ATGCACCGAACACAAcaaggtcatcatcatcgtcaccgtGTACTCTCTGGTCAACAACAACAGAACAAGATCGCGGCTTCCTCAATGATTCAAGCTGAACCCCAGCGTGTACCACAGGAAGGAGACATCGTAATCAGGTTTGCCGGAAGAAATGCTGCGG AAGCTGACCTCGGTGAGCTTATCGAGCGGTACTGGTACGACGTCCGCTTCCAGTTCTTCATCGAGGGTCGCAAGTCCACCACTTACTGCATCAGCGCCGAGCAGGCACCCACCGTCCGCCTGCAGCAGCTCAGGCTCatcgacatcgccaaggggcaCTACGAG GCCTCGTTGCTAGTCTTGGCGTCCAAGGACCTCCCGGAGCTGCAGTTGGAGACCTGCGAGCAACCCAAGCTTTTCCTGACGATCAAACTCAAGTGCGAAGTCCTAGACTGGAAGACACCACCGACGAAAGTGCGCAAGGGCATCTCCTGCATCGGCTACGTAATTGAAGAAGACGAAGAGTTCCACTACGGAGACTTCTAA